Proteins encoded together in one Desulfosporosinus meridiei DSM 13257 window:
- a CDS encoding NAD(P)H-dependent flavin oxidoreductase, translating into MKIPDLRIGNLVAKIPVIQGGMAVKISMAPLAAAVAEEGGIGIIAGSGLSVEELKAEIREARKRTKGIIGVNIMFAVREFAQLVQASFEEKIDLLVSGAGFSRDMFTWGKEKGIPVVPIVSSAKLAKLSQKLGAAAVVVEGVEAGGHLGTDRSIHDILPEVIEAVDIPVIGAGGVIDGQGVAEMLKKGAAGVQMGTRFALSEESSAALAWKSEMLKATQKDIVFIHSPVGLPGRGIKNPFTLALDSDVDVAPTDCKGCLKSCEGNFCIMDRLIMAQQGDVQQGLIFSGARVHKINEVLSVHEIFEDIKKGILTFKEV; encoded by the coding sequence GTGAAAATACCCGATCTTCGTATTGGAAATTTAGTGGCTAAGATTCCTGTTATCCAAGGAGGAATGGCCGTGAAAATATCAATGGCTCCTCTCGCTGCAGCGGTAGCTGAAGAGGGAGGGATAGGGATAATTGCAGGCAGTGGTCTGTCTGTAGAGGAGCTTAAGGCGGAAATACGTGAAGCAAGGAAACGCACGAAGGGAATAATCGGAGTAAACATTATGTTTGCAGTTCGTGAATTTGCCCAATTAGTCCAGGCTTCCTTTGAAGAAAAAATAGATTTATTGGTTTCGGGAGCAGGTTTTTCCCGGGATATGTTTACTTGGGGTAAAGAAAAAGGCATTCCGGTTGTGCCTATTGTGTCCTCAGCAAAACTTGCTAAGTTATCTCAAAAGCTAGGGGCTGCAGCTGTTGTTGTAGAAGGTGTAGAGGCTGGTGGACATCTGGGAACAGACCGTTCCATCCATGACATTCTTCCGGAAGTCATTGAGGCGGTGGATATTCCTGTTATTGGCGCAGGGGGCGTTATCGATGGGCAAGGTGTAGCGGAAATGTTAAAGAAGGGGGCGGCCGGGGTACAAATGGGAACCCGTTTTGCACTCAGTGAAGAGAGCAGTGCGGCGCTGGCTTGGAAATCAGAAATGCTAAAGGCAACTCAAAAGGATATTGTATTTATTCACAGCCCTGTAGGGCTGCCTGGGCGGGGAATTAAAAATCCCTTTACTTTGGCCCTTGACAGTGATGTGGATGTTGCTCCAACAGACTGCAAAGGTTGTCTCAAGAGTTGTGAAGGGAACTTTTGTATTATGGATCGCTTAATTATGGCACAACAGGGAGATGTTCAGCAGGGCCTTATCTTTTCGGGCGCTAGAGTCCACAAAATTAATGAGGTTTTGTCTGTACACGAGATTTTCGAAGATATAAAAAAAGGAATACTCACTTTTAAGGAGGTATAA
- the acpP gene encoding acyl carrier protein, with translation MGVFEKVKAIVVDQLGVDEATITPETSFEELNADSLDIVELIMALEEAFDMDIPDEEAEKIRTVGDAVNYITENK, from the coding sequence ATGGGAGTTTTCGAAAAAGTGAAAGCCATCGTCGTAGATCAACTGGGGGTAGATGAAGCAACTATTACCCCGGAAACCTCCTTTGAAGAGCTAAATGCAGATTCTTTGGACATCGTTGAATTGATTATGGCTTTAGAAGAGGCATTCGACATGGATATTCCGGATGAGGAAGCCGAAAAAATCCGTACAGTTGGAGATGCAGTTAACTACATCACGGAAAACAAATAA
- the fabG gene encoding 3-oxoacyl-[acyl-carrier-protein] reductase, with translation MMLKDSVGIVTGSGRGIGRAIAVNLAAAGVKVVVNYAGRADKAEETVELIRAAGGEAVAVQADVSQQADVDRLLKTAIENYGKIDILVNNAGITRDTLLLRMKEADWDAVLETNLKGVFLCTKAVSKGMLKQRSGVIVNISSIVGLSGNPGQANYAAAKAGIIGFTKSVAKEFASRGIRVNVVAPGYISTDMTGTLPEGTQADILKGIPLGRIGSPEDVANVVRFLVSPEASYITGQTLSVDGGMEM, from the coding sequence ATGATGCTGAAAGATAGCGTGGGTATTGTTACAGGAAGCGGGCGAGGAATTGGGCGAGCCATAGCTGTGAATTTGGCAGCTGCAGGGGTTAAAGTGGTTGTCAATTATGCCGGGCGTGCTGACAAAGCCGAGGAAACCGTCGAGTTAATTAGGGCTGCCGGCGGGGAAGCGGTGGCGGTACAAGCTGATGTCAGCCAACAGGCTGATGTAGACCGCTTACTAAAAACAGCTATAGAAAATTATGGTAAAATCGATATTCTTGTCAATAATGCTGGGATTACCCGGGATACACTTCTCCTGCGAATGAAAGAGGCAGATTGGGATGCAGTCTTGGAAACGAATTTAAAAGGAGTCTTTCTCTGTACTAAGGCTGTGAGCAAGGGAATGCTTAAACAACGTTCAGGAGTTATTGTAAATATATCTTCGATAGTGGGTCTTTCCGGAAATCCAGGACAAGCTAATTATGCGGCAGCTAAAGCAGGAATCATTGGCTTTACTAAGTCTGTCGCTAAAGAATTTGCCTCGCGTGGAATTCGCGTTAATGTGGTTGCACCGGGGTATATTTCAACTGATATGACGGGGACATTACCAGAAGGGACTCAGGCAGACATTTTGAAAGGAATACCACTTGGCCGTATAGGGAGTCCTGAAGATGTTGCTAACGTAGTTCGGTTCCTTGTGTCCCCAGAAGCCTCCTACATTACTGGACAGACCTTGAGTGTTGATGGAGGAATGGAAATGTAA
- the fabD gene encoding ACP S-malonyltransferase: protein MGKLAFVFPGQGSQYVGMGKELFSTSTGGIILGKAREILGDKFISLIEEGPEDELQLTVNTQPAILLVSVMAWQLLHDEGIKPDYVAGHSLGEYSAHVAAGSLSFDEALRVVRSRGELMQGAVPKGEGGMAAILGLSTDQVEQACSLASGHGVVAPANYNCPGQVVISGEKQAVTHAIEIAKDLGAKRALPLNVSGPFHSRLMEGMGNELRLVLEGITWQTPRCPVIANVDGQVVNSPDQIVNTLVKQVSGAVLWEQSVRHLLELGVDTFIECGPGKVLTGLIKKIAPTVQLLRVEDNASLEKSLAYLKESR from the coding sequence TTGGGTAAACTTGCCTTTGTTTTTCCGGGACAAGGATCCCAATATGTTGGAATGGGTAAAGAGCTTTTTAGCACTTCTACTGGCGGGATTATTCTTGGGAAAGCACGTGAAATCCTAGGAGATAAGTTTATCTCTTTGATCGAAGAGGGGCCGGAAGATGAACTTCAGCTAACTGTAAATACCCAGCCTGCCATATTGTTGGTTAGTGTTATGGCTTGGCAGCTGCTCCACGATGAGGGAATCAAACCTGACTACGTAGCAGGGCATAGCCTAGGTGAGTATTCAGCCCATGTGGCTGCCGGCAGTCTTAGTTTTGATGAAGCTTTGCGCGTGGTAAGATCCCGCGGAGAGCTTATGCAAGGGGCTGTTCCAAAGGGTGAGGGAGGGATGGCGGCAATTCTTGGGCTCTCAACCGATCAAGTAGAGCAAGCTTGTAGCTTGGCTTCTGGCCATGGAGTAGTAGCCCCAGCCAACTATAATTGTCCGGGTCAAGTTGTTATTTCAGGGGAAAAACAAGCTGTTACTCATGCTATTGAGATTGCTAAAGATCTAGGAGCTAAACGAGCCTTACCTCTCAATGTGAGTGGGCCATTTCATTCTCGTCTCATGGAGGGAATGGGAAATGAACTACGCCTAGTTTTAGAGGGAATAACCTGGCAAACTCCACGTTGCCCTGTAATTGCGAATGTTGACGGACAAGTGGTTAATTCCCCAGATCAAATAGTTAATACTTTGGTCAAACAAGTTAGCGGAGCTGTACTATGGGAACAATCCGTTCGTCATCTTCTTGAACTGGGAGTTGATACCTTTATCGAGTGTGGGCCGGGGAAGGTTCTAACAGGTTTGATTAAAAAAATTGCCCCAACTGTTCAACTCCTGCGGGTGGAAGATAATGCGTCCTTAGAAAAGTCACTTGCATATTTGAAGGAGAGTCGTTAA
- the fabK gene encoding enoyl-[acyl-carrier-protein] reductase FabK, producing the protein MIKTRLCELIGIEYPIFQGGMAWVSTGELVAAVSEGGGLGIIGSGQAPADWLRQEIHKVKSITKKPYGVNVMLMSPFVDEVMQVILEERVPVITTGAGNPGKYVPMLKEVGTKVIPVVASVALAKRLEKAGVDALIAEGMESGGHIGEIGTMPLVPQVVDAVSIPVIAAGGIVDGRGLVAALALGAEGVQMGTRFMCAEECTISQLVKDRILKAKDRSTVITGRSTGHPVRCLDNRFTREMDQYEREGMLASELEKLGVGKLRLAMVEGDTENGSIMAGQVAGAVRCIEPAAQIIQDIMRTAEQEYERLTARFGDRRS; encoded by the coding sequence ATGATAAAAACAAGATTATGTGAACTCATCGGAATCGAATACCCCATTTTTCAAGGTGGAATGGCCTGGGTTTCGACAGGCGAACTGGTTGCGGCTGTTTCTGAAGGCGGAGGATTAGGAATTATTGGCTCTGGTCAGGCTCCGGCAGATTGGTTGCGTCAAGAAATTCATAAGGTTAAATCGATTACAAAAAAACCCTACGGTGTCAATGTCATGCTTATGTCTCCCTTCGTGGATGAGGTTATGCAGGTTATTTTGGAAGAACGTGTGCCTGTCATTACCACGGGGGCAGGGAATCCGGGAAAATATGTACCCATGCTTAAAGAAGTCGGAACAAAGGTGATTCCTGTAGTGGCTTCAGTTGCTCTAGCCAAGCGCTTGGAAAAGGCTGGGGTAGATGCGCTGATTGCAGAAGGCATGGAGTCAGGTGGACATATCGGAGAGATAGGAACAATGCCACTAGTTCCTCAAGTAGTAGATGCTGTTTCGATCCCGGTTATAGCAGCTGGAGGAATCGTGGATGGGAGAGGTTTGGTTGCGGCTTTAGCACTAGGGGCTGAAGGGGTACAAATGGGAACACGCTTTATGTGTGCCGAAGAATGTACGATTTCTCAGCTTGTCAAAGACAGAATTCTTAAAGCTAAAGATCGGTCTACTGTGATTACCGGACGTTCAACCGGTCACCCGGTTCGCTGTTTAGATAACAGGTTTACTCGTGAAATGGATCAATATGAGCGAGAAGGTATGCTGGCTTCAGAACTTGAGAAGCTAGGGGTTGGAAAACTACGACTGGCCATGGTAGAAGGGGATACAGAAAATGGTTCAATCATGGCAGGACAAGTTGCAGGGGCAGTAAGATGTATTGAACCGGCAGCCCAGATTATTCAAGATATTATGCGAACCGCTGAACAAGAGTATGAACGTCTTACTGCGCGGTTTGGAGATAGGAGGTCCTAA
- a CDS encoding beta-ketoacyl-ACP synthase III: MRSVGIVGIGSYVPENIVTNKDFEQFLDTNDEWIISRTGIRQRHIAPKDMPVSELCYQAGLKALEDAQIAPEEVDLVIVATITPDYAFPATACLVADRLGAKNAAGFDLEAGCSGFIYGVVTGSQFVATGMYKTVLVIGGETLSKVLNWQDRSTCILFGDGAGAAVLQPVKDGFGFLSFELGSDGSGGSLLSQPAGGSKYPASLETVEKNLHTLQMEGKEVYKFAVRIMGDVSVKVLENAGLAKEDVDLLIPHQANIRIVDAAVKRLGISPDKMVINLDKYGNMSAASIPVALDETFKAGRIHEGDIIVMVGFGTGLTWGACVLKWTKVGLKV; this comes from the coding sequence ATGCGTAGCGTTGGAATTGTTGGGATAGGGTCATATGTTCCTGAAAATATTGTAACAAACAAAGACTTTGAACAGTTTTTAGACACCAATGACGAATGGATTATTTCGCGTACAGGGATTAGACAACGGCATATTGCTCCGAAGGACATGCCTGTTTCGGAATTGTGTTACCAAGCAGGGTTAAAGGCCTTAGAGGATGCTCAGATTGCGCCTGAAGAGGTTGACTTAGTTATCGTAGCAACGATAACTCCGGATTATGCATTTCCGGCCACCGCCTGTCTGGTAGCAGATCGACTGGGAGCGAAAAATGCTGCAGGCTTTGATTTGGAAGCCGGATGTAGTGGGTTTATCTATGGAGTTGTTACCGGCAGCCAGTTTGTCGCTACAGGAATGTATAAAACAGTGCTGGTCATTGGCGGGGAAACCTTAAGCAAAGTGCTCAATTGGCAAGATCGATCGACTTGTATCCTTTTTGGCGATGGTGCCGGTGCGGCGGTTTTGCAGCCTGTAAAAGACGGATTTGGGTTTTTGAGCTTTGAATTAGGTTCAGATGGCTCTGGCGGTTCGCTACTCAGTCAACCGGCGGGTGGGTCAAAATATCCTGCTAGCCTGGAAACTGTAGAGAAGAACTTACACACTCTTCAAATGGAGGGCAAAGAAGTTTACAAATTTGCTGTCCGAATTATGGGGGATGTGTCAGTAAAGGTTTTGGAAAATGCCGGATTAGCTAAGGAAGATGTGGATCTTCTTATCCCCCATCAAGCCAATATTCGAATTGTTGATGCTGCAGTTAAGCGTTTAGGTATTTCTCCCGATAAAATGGTTATAAATTTAGATAAGTATGGAAATATGTCAGCGGCTTCTATTCCGGTTGCCTTAGATGAGACATTCAAAGCGGGGCGTATTCATGAGGGGGATATTATCGTGATGGTTGGTTTTGGGACGGGACTTACATGGGGCGCATGTGTTTTGAAATGGACGAAAGTAGGCTTGAAAGTATGA
- the plsX gene encoding phosphate acyltransferase PlsX codes for MKIAVDAMGGDYAPEEIIKGAIIAAEASPDVQIILVGQKEHMQKFLSGSLPKNISQYEASEVIAMDEHPANAVRKKKDSSIVVATRLVKQGEADAVVSAGSTGAQMAAALLGLGRIKGIERPAIATILPTPEGGKLILDVGANMDATPEQLCQYGLMGSIYAAKILGISNPRVGLLNVGGEEGKGNDLAQKAYQLLKASPINFIGNVEGRDVPYGRADVVVCEGFTGNILLKTAEGLAGVLFQQIKEKITSNMVRKLGALAVKPGLKEIAQMMDYAEYGGAPLLGVNGISIICHGSSKAKAITNAIRVAQECVQVRLIEQIRDDLPK; via the coding sequence ATGAAAATTGCAGTGGATGCCATGGGTGGGGATTATGCTCCTGAAGAGATTATTAAAGGAGCCATAATTGCTGCCGAAGCAAGTCCTGATGTTCAAATTATATTAGTCGGGCAAAAAGAACATATGCAAAAGTTTTTATCAGGCTCGCTGCCAAAAAATATATCTCAGTATGAAGCATCGGAAGTTATAGCAATGGATGAGCATCCGGCCAATGCAGTGCGGAAGAAAAAGGATTCTTCTATAGTTGTCGCTACACGGTTAGTTAAACAAGGTGAAGCAGATGCCGTCGTAAGTGCTGGAAGTACAGGTGCCCAAATGGCTGCTGCCCTTTTAGGCTTGGGGCGTATTAAAGGAATTGAACGACCGGCTATTGCTACTATCCTGCCAACTCCTGAAGGTGGAAAGCTAATTCTCGATGTGGGAGCAAATATGGATGCCACTCCAGAACAGCTTTGTCAATATGGATTAATGGGCAGCATCTATGCTGCAAAGATTTTAGGGATTTCTAATCCTCGGGTTGGACTGCTTAATGTAGGCGGCGAAGAAGGGAAAGGAAATGATTTAGCCCAAAAGGCCTACCAGCTGTTAAAGGCTAGTCCTATTAATTTTATCGGCAATGTTGAGGGGCGGGATGTTCCCTACGGACGGGCAGATGTAGTTGTTTGTGAAGGATTTACTGGCAATATCCTCCTGAAAACAGCAGAAGGTCTTGCCGGAGTATTGTTTCAGCAGATAAAGGAGAAGATTACTTCGAACATGGTACGTAAGCTTGGTGCCTTAGCTGTCAAACCCGGGTTAAAAGAGATTGCCCAAATGATGGATTATGCTGAATATGGTGGAGCGCCACTACTTGGAGTCAATGGTATCAGCATTATTTGTCACGGAAGTTCTAAAGCCAAGGCGATCACTAATGCCATTCGGGTAGCTCAAGAATGTGTGCAAGTGCGTTTGATCGAACAAATTCGCGACGACCTCCCTAAATGA